GAAAAGTTGCAGTCAATATTGTCCCAGGTAAGAATATTTTCTTACCTTTTCTCTATAAATTAGACCTGTAGCTTAGTATGATAGCTGAACACAATGCTAGTGAAGGAAGCGAAAAGATACTACTTGAGTTGCGTTGTTTTACTTCAAGCCGTtgctttttttggttctttgacTTGAAGATCAATAATCATGTGGCTCTATTCTTTGACCAGGTATCCCAGAAATCACTGTCTCGACGACAAGCTTCAACCACTGGTTCTCAGGATACAGTATCCTATTCGCTTGTAGACGCAGCAAAACAATCTTCGTTCTTGAGCTCACTTGACAAATCAGAGTTCAAAACTTCCGATAAACTCTTAATAGCTTACAAGCCTCGTCGAGGTAAGTTTGCTACATTCAAAGGCGATATGACAATGGAGGAAGTTGAGAAATTCGTAGCAGCTGTTCTTAATGGAGACATACAGTTCACAAAGACCAGACAGAAACCTCAGATCAAATgagaggtttttttttcatcagaCATTAGTTTCAGAGATGTACATCATTTTGGAGAAGAGAAGGTTCTTTTCACTTTCCTGTGTTGCAAGCTACTTTTGAAGATCAATTATTGTACTTGCAGTCTGCAGAGAAGTGTATTGACAAGAGttcttttcacataaacagTGAATATAGTTTTATAGGGCTCTATAATTGAATTGCACATTGTATCGAGTTCTATGTAATTATTGTAATAGCATAAAATACTCTCGTTACcgaaaaccacaaaaaaagcCAGCTGTATAGAAGAGATAGAAGACACCAAACCAGTGTAGCCAAAAATGTATACAGACGAGTGTGGTCTGCAGCATATAGTTTACACAATCTGGTCTCAAAGCTTTTGCATAAGCGAATGCAAAATGTTCCAATCTTCATGTTCACAAAGTTTTTGCCAGAGATATTAACACAGGAAGAAACCATCGAGCATACTTGAGCTTAACACACAGATGATCATGTTTAAGTCTTCCGGAGATTAATTGAGTTTGGTTCGATACTTCAAATACCAGGCAGAGTGTGATAACGCAAGCCAAGAATTAAGTAGACTCATCACATATTGAGAACCTCTCTTCTTTTCTATGCTCAAGTTGGGTTGGGTTAACCAGACAAAACCACTTAAAATCCGCGTCCGAAATTGCTTGGTCGAACCGGCCGGTTTATGGTTTTAGCTAAACCCTGTAGACAAATTAAAAGCGAGTGTTGATTTTTGAGCAAAAGAGAAACCCTGATTCATCTTCACATTGGGTCGCGAGCTCTGGTTCTGCTGTCATACTTTCGCAAATTCGATTTGCAGGTAGCTGTGTCATACACAGGTCTCATTTTCTTCCtcctatttttcaaaaatttaatccTCTCAGTTCCATGAATCGATTAGGTTTAGTTCACTTAGTTTAGCATAGATTAAGATTAGATTCACAAGATCGGTCCATGAACTGCTTGACGAAAACTATGATTAGCATAGCATAGTCTGTCGTGTTTCATTTGTATATAATTGTATTGGGTCTCGTTTGGATTGGGAATTATACAAGATTATTGTAAGATGCAATTGATAGATTATGTCATTTTGTATCAGaaaacattatatttaaaaggtcTATCAACTCTGGAGCCTTgtggtttttttgttgtagatGGTTCTATGCCTGTTGTTGAGAATCACATATTAAGGTAGGCCATCTTGGACATGGGAATCCAGAAACTTTTATGGGAAGTGGCAAAGAAATCATTCGCTGGAGGTATTATAGGGCTTACCATTTCAGATAGATGTTGTAGCGTTGTTCCGGTGAGAGGAGATTCCATGTCTCCTACAATGAATCCCCagaaaaattctttttttggtaagtgTCCTTTTTGCCAAAACTGGTTCAAAGTAGACTCTTGCATTTTTTGGTGgtccattcttcttttcttattagaTGTTCAATTCTTGGTGCAGATGATTTTGTACTTGTGGACAAATTTTGCCTCAAGGATTATAAGTTTGCGCGTGGTGATGTTGTAGTGTTCAGGTATGTTCCTTCTAATGCTAAACCACGTTTGAGTCATCCTTTGACAAGAACTATATAATTGAGTATTAGTTGATTACATGTTAGTCTCCTGTTCATGTCTTCTCTGGCTGGTTACAGTATTCACAATGTCATTGAAACGAATCACTGTAACCGTGCAAAGAAAAGACGTACTGAACCATGAAATAAGTGCATATTTAATCAACATGGCCCTAAGAAACTGTActtttgatataattaaatgtagtctaaatatgatattttaaactCTTTGGATTCTCGTATTGTCTTTTGCTTCAAAAGGGTCAGTTTTTTTCTGGCTCTTTTAAGGTCTCAAATCTGATTCGTAATGTTCCTCAGACATTGTGTTGTATgtgttttaagttatatattttgatatacaTCATTGAGCTCATGACAATGAAAACTGCATCTCTCTGGCAGCTCTCCAACAAATTTTAGGGATAGATACATAAAGAGGATAGTTGGTATGCCTGGCGAATGGATAAGTAGTTCTCGGGATGTGGTCAGAGTCCCAGAAGGCCATTGTTGGGTGGAAGGAGATAACAAATATTCCAGCTTAGACTCAAGAACCTTTGGCCCTGTAAGTCCTCTGATTGCAGACCCCTCCCTTACACATAATCACATATTAATTAACATAGATTTTAAATGTAGATACTCTACAAGACTTGTCCCGTATGACTGATGTGGATAAACTTGTTTGGCAGATTCCTTTGGGTTTAATTCGAGGACGGGTCACTCGTGTAGTGTGGCCTCCTCAAAGAGTAAGCAAGATTGGTCGATAAAGCTAattgagaagacgaagaagaaggagagaatgaCAAGGTATGTTTCTTCCTCTCCCAAAAGAAAACTCCCTTCTTCACTGTTGAGGAATCTTCTTTACACCAAAGAatgattaaacaaaaagattgaaagCTCGTTTTTTTCACcctttgtttttaatacaatgtagGACTCCTTCACTGTTCACAAATTTGTCTGGTGTCTAGTCAGAATCCAAAATTCGTCAAGTTTTTTAATGAGaactctcaattttttttttcttaaaaagttaCATCTATATTTCAGTCTCAAATCAGATTTAGTCATCACGTCTCAATGATTACAAACAATGAACACATTCTTGTAGTGGAACAAAGGTTTTTTAGCTCATAATTTTAGCCTGATCGTGGCACCGGTTAGCTAGCTGGTTCGAACACGNATGTAGTctaaatatgatattttaaactCTTTGGATTCTCGTATTGTCTTTTGCTTCAAAAGGGTCAGTTTTTTTCTGGCTCTTTTAAGGTCTCAAATCTGATTCGTAATGTTCCTCAGACATTGTGTTGTATgtgttttaagttatatattttgatatacaTCATTGAGCTCATGACAATGAAAACTGCATCTCTCTGGCAGCTCTCCAACAAATTTTAGGGATAGATACATAAAGAGGATAGTTGGTATGCCTGGCGAATGGATAAGTAGTTCTCGGGATGTGGTCAGAGTCCCAGAAGGCCATTGTTGGGTGGAAGGAGATAACAAATATTCCAGCTTAGACTCAAGAACCTTTGGCCCTGTAAGTCCTCTGATTGCAGACCCCTCCCTTACACATAATCACATATTAATTAACATAGATTTTAAATGTAGATACTCTACAAGACTTGTCCCGTATGACTGATGTGGATAAACTTGTTTGGCAGATTCCTTTGGGTTTAATTCGAGGACGGGTCACTCGTGTAGTG
The Camelina sativa cultivar DH55 chromosome 15, Cs, whole genome shotgun sequence DNA segment above includes these coding regions:
- the LOC104745060 gene encoding mitochondrial inner membrane protease subunit 2-like produces the protein MGIQKLLWEVAKKSFAGGIIGLTISDRCCSVVPVRGDSMSPTMNPQKNSFFDDFVLVDKFCLKDYKFARGDVVVFSSPTNFRDRYIKRIVGMPGEWISSSRDVVRVPEGHCWVEGDNKYSSLDSRTFGPIPLGLIRGRVTRVVWPPQRVSKIGR